The Rufibacter sp. DG15C region AGAAAACAAGCCAAAAGCGAGAATGTTTAGACAGCGTCCGAGAGACTGCTGAACGTGAAGTCCCTAATCTTGAGCGGTGGCAACAAATAGTTGTTGCTGGACTCGCCGCTCACCGTACGCTCAGCCTTCCCGATGGCCTCCAGATTGTTGAGCATGATGATGGGGCTCTCATTGAACCTGAAGTTCTTGACCGCGTGCTTGATTTTGCCATTTTCAATGTAGAAGGTCCCGTCCCGGGTAAGGCCGGTGAGCAACAGGGTCTGCGGGTCCACGGACCGAATGTACCAAAGCCGCGTGACCAGAATGCCTCTTTGGGTGCCTTTGATCATATCTTCCAAGCTCTGCGTGCCGCCTTGCATAATGGCCGTGTTGGGGAAAGGCACCGGTGTGATTTTCTTCTGCTGCGCCCAGTAGCGTGACACCGGAATCTGCTTGATGACGCCTTTGTCTATCCAGGTGGTTTTGTTCAAGGCCTGGCCGTCCTGTGCCCACGGCGAGGTAGGCAGTTCTGGGTGCGCCGGGTCTGAGTAAATGGTCACACGCTCATCCACTAGTTTCTGCCCTACTTTATTGCCTCCGCCGGCTTTGCTCAGGAAACTGCGTCCCTCGTCTGCGGAGCGAGCGTCCATCCCGAAGAACAGGTTCTCCAGCATCACGGCCACCGCAGCCGGTTCCAGGATAACGGTGTACTTGCCGGGCTCCAAGGCTCTGGCGTTGGCTGAGCCCGTGGCTTTATTCACGGCAATGTTAGAGACCGTGGCCGTGTCAAGTTTGCTCACATCATTGAAGCCTCTGGAGACATAGCCTGAGCCGGTGCCGTCTGGCGTGCGCACCGTCAAAGAGAAGTCAACGCCGGTATCTGTGTTGTAAGCGAACAGGCCTTTGCTGTTCATCATGCTTTGGAAGCCCACATTGTCTTGCAGGTAGCCGGCGGCCGTCAGGTTTTTGGATTTGGCCGCCGCAATGCTTTTGGCCACCATCTCGGCGCGCTTGTCTGGCGTGATGGCAGCCGTGGCCGCCACGTACGGATTGGTGGTGATGTATTTCTGCGGTCCTAAAACGCCCATGTACTCCGGGTTCTCAGGCGCTAGTTTGGCCAATTCCTCTGAACGGCGTACTACTTTTTCTAAAGAAGCATCGTCAAACTCATTGATGGTGGCCACGCCCATGCGCTTGCCAAACGAGGATTGCACCACCAGCGTGGTAGTATGGGACTCGCCGGCCGTGGACACCGAGTTGCGTGCGTAACGCACATTGCCGGTTTTTCCGCCGTTGAGGTTGGCCTCGCACTCATCGGCTTTGCTCAAGGCCATCACCTTCTTCAGGATGACCTGGGCTTGTTCTTTGGTTAATATTGCCATGTTTGAATAACGTCTTTCAGTTGAAGTAAACAGTTTACTTTTTTAGTCACGAGTCACGAGTCACGAGTCGCGAGTTGGTTTCTCTCCCACTTTAGGAATGGGAATGCTTAAGCTCAAACTTTTTCAAGACTCGCAACTCGCGATTCAGAACTCGCGACTCATCTAGATTTTTCTACCAGTGTTGATGACGTTCACGCCGTTGAAGCGGGTGGTGGACGAACCATGGGACACCGCGCTGCTCTGGGTAGGCTGGCCTTTGCCGTCAAAGAAAGAACCGCCTAAGCGGTAATCGCTCTCGTCGCAGATGGCCGAGCAGGAGTTCCAGAATTCCTGGGTGTTGCTCTGGTAGGCCACGTCTTTCAAAGGCCCCACAATCTTGCCGTCCTTAATCTCATAGTAGAGCTGGCCCCCGAACTGGAAGTTGTAGCGCTGCTGGTCAATGGAGAAGGAACCGTCGCCAATGATGTAGATGCCTTTCTCCACGTCTTTAATCATGTTGTCTACGCTCAACTTCTGCTTGCCCGGCGCCAAAGACACATTGGCCATGCGCTGGAACTGCACCGAGCTCCAATTGTCGGCGTAGCAGCAGCCATGGGACTCTTTCTCCCCGATGATGTGGGCCTGGTCGCGGGTGGCCTGGTAGTTGACCAAGGTGCCGTCCTTCACCAAGTCCCATTGCTTGGTCTTCACGCCTTCGTCGTCATAGCCCACGGCACCCAGAGAGCCAACCTGTGTTTTGTCCGCGAACAGGTTTACTTTGTCACTGCCGTATTTGAATTTTTTGCTCTGCCATTTGTCCAGCGTGGCAAAAGAAGTGCCGGCGAAGTTGGCCTCATAGCCCAGTACGCGGTCCAATTCCAGCGGGTGGCCTACGCTTTCATGGATGGTCAGCCATAAATGAGACGGGTCCAACACCAGGTCATATTTACCGGCCAAAACAGATTTAGCGGTTAGTTTCTCTCTCGCTTGTTTGGCAGCAGCACCAGCGTCTTCCACCATGTCATAGTACTTGCCGTATCGGGTAGTAATGCCCTGATATTTGCCCTCTGGCTTTCCGCTGAGGTATTCGTAGCCCATACCCACGGGAGCGCTCAAGGATTGGCGCGTTTCAAACTTGCCGGTCTTCTGGTCAATGGCCGTCACGTTGAGCACCGGCCAGGTGCGGTGCACGTCCTGGTCAATGTAAGAACCCTCAGAAGACGCGAAGTATTTCTGCTCGTTCACCAGAAATAGCGCGGAGTTGACGTAGTTGGCGCCGTTCTTCATGGCGGCAGCGTTGGCTCCTAACAGCAAATCCACTTTCTCCTTAATAGGTACCTCAAAAGCGTTGCGCTCAATAGGAGTTTTCCAGCTAACCTCACCAAACCCTTTCTGCGGTGCCAGCTGAACTGGCTCTGTCTGCAGTTTAGAGTTAGCCTTTGCAATGGCCACAGCCAGTTCAGCAGCTTTGGCGGCCCCGGCCGGCGAGACATCATCCATGGACGCGAAGCCCCAGGTGCCGTTGGCAATCACGCGCACGCCAATGCCATAGCTCTCGGTGTTGACGGTATTCTGCACCTTGTCCTCACGGGTAATCACGAACTGGTTCAGGTACCGGCCAATTCTGACGTCGGTGTAGGTGGCGCCTTTAGACTTGGCCGCGTTGAGCGCCGCGTCTGCCAACTGTTTGTGGAAGGCCACGTCTGCCGGTTCCAACGCCGCCTCGGGCGCAATGTCATGGCCCCACAGCGGAATGGGCAGCATCATAGCTCCCAAACCCAGGCCGGAAAGGTGGAGAAAATCGCGTCTTTTCAAAGTCTAAGAGGTTTATGGTTAGTCCTTTAAATATAAAGTTTTCTCGCACCAATCCAAGAAATTATTGCATGATTTTTATATGCAGAAACAAGCAATTGACGAATAAGGCGAAATGTGCATTTGCTGATAAGTCCCCCTTCGGAGGGGGTAGGGGGAGGACAAAATAGTTTCAAATTGGGATGTTGTTATTTTTAGCAAAAGGCCTAAAGGCGTGCTCTTAATGAGCCTTAATCAGTACGATTAAATCCTCCCCCTACCCCCTCCAAAGGGGGACGGAATGCGTGCCTTTTATTTTCAAACAAAAAATCCCACTCCAAAATGGGAGTGGGATTTTAGGCTGTTTTCCGGAAAAGAGGCCAAAAACGCTATTCGCAGCTAAGAGTTTCTGTGGTCCCAATAGGTGCGCCCGGCGGAAGGTCTTTGTGCAGTTGCGGTTTCGCGTTGGCAGGCTGGTCTAATCTGTTCAAGGCCAGAAGCGCGTTGGCTTTCACGGCATCGTCTGAGGACTTGGCCAGCTTCTTCAGGTGCTTTTCCAGCTCTTCCAGTTTCAAAATGGCGATGCCGCGCACGGAGTAGGCGGCGTTCTCATTCTGGGACAAGGCCAGCAGGTGGGTGAGTACCAGCTGTTGGGTGAGCAACTGCGTCTGGCCGGGTAGGCCGTTCTGCTGTTTGGCTTTCCAGGTGTGCTCTAGTATCTGGTCCAACACTTCCTCCAGGCCTAGCTTACTGCCTCTAGCTTTCAATTCCACCAAACGGGCGGCGCGCTCTGGGTGGAACAGAAACGACAAGGTAAAATCGGCGGAAGCCTCGGCGACGGCCAATGGGTCAAAGGTGAGGCCGGTGCGTTTGTCAAACAGCTCACGTGTAGGCGACCAACCGGCCGGTCTTGGCGGAATCAAAGCGATGATGTTCTCTGGTAGGGTGAGCACCTTGGGCTGGAGTGTCTCTAGGAGCGCATCCAAGGCTTTCTGTTGCTCGGCCTCGGGTACCTTCTCGGTGACCAGTTGGCCATCGCCTCTGGAGGCATAGGTGTAGTTAACCCCACCCACCACTTTGGCCACCGACTCTACCTGGTAGCGGTGATAATTGTAAATGGGCACCAGCACATCTTCCAGCATGGCCATGGGCACGCCGGGCTTTATGTTGTTCAGGCCAAACTGCTGTAAGGCTTTCTGCCTAACCTGCAATACATGATGCAACTCATCAGACGCGTTGGCGCCATTGTCCCATAAGTGCGCCTGCGGGTGCGCCCCGCCCGGAGAGCGAGCATCTCGGTCAGCGATAAATTGCAAGCCACTTTGGTGACCGTTACGCAGGAGTTGGTCCAGCGCCTGTTTCTCGTTCACACCCTTCGCGAAGTCTTGGTAACCGTACGTCACGGCTAATTTGTCCCAATCGCCCATGCCCAAGGCGTAGGCATCAGATAAATCTATTTTTCCTTCTGCCGTCAGTTTCACGGTGGGGTGCGGATAGTCCATCACCGAGGCGCGGTTGTTTACGCTGGCGGCGTAGTTGTGCATGATGCCCAGCGTGTGGCCCAACTCATGCGCTGACAGCTGACGTAAGCGGGCCAGGGCCATCTTCATCATTTCGGGGTTGGCGGGTCTGCCTTCCTCATAAGGAGCTAGCAAACCTTCGGCAATCAAATAATCTTGGCGCACGCGCAGAGAGCCCAGGCTCACATGGCCTTTCAGGATTTCGCCGGTGCGTGGGTCCGTGACAGAGGCGCCGTAGCTCCAACCTCGGGTACTGCGGTGCACCCATTGAATGACGTTGTAGCGCACGTCCATGGGGTCTGCGTCTACGGGCAGAATCTCTACCTTGAACGCGTCTTTGTATCCCGCGGACTTAAAGGCCTGCGCCCACCAGCGGGCTCCATCTAGCAAGGCGCTTCTGATGGGTTCTGGCGCGGCGTGGTCTACATAGTACACAATGGGTTTCACGGCCTCAGACACGGCGGCGCCTGGGTTCTTCTTTTGCAGACGATGCCGGGCAATGTAGCGTTTGACAATGGACTCGCCAATGGGGGTGCTGTAGTCCATGTACTCAATCCCGAAGTAGCCGGCCCGCGGGTCCATGGCTCTGGGCGTGTAGTTTGAGTCTGGGAGTTGAATAAAGGAATGGTGCTGGCGCAGGGTGAGGGCCTCAATAGACGGAGCCACTTCGCGCACGAAGTTGCCGGCATCATCCCCGCCCACAAACGTGAGCGAGGCTTCAAACTCGGTGTTCTGCGGGAAGTTTTTGGTGCGGGGCAGATAAAGGGCCGAACGCGAGGCGTCCAGTCTATACGAGCCCTGTCTGGCCCGCTTAATGCTTCCTACTACGTCATGGGCGTCTCTCAGCAAAAAGTCAGTGGCGTCTACCAACACGGTTCTGCCATCGGTGGCTTCTACTTTAAAGCCCCACAGCGTGGACTGCGCGAAGGACTGGGCCACGGCCTGCTCCTCGGCGGGATTGCCGTTCATGGCGCGGTAGCCTTGGTTAGGCTCTATCAGCAAAACCTTAGGCCCTACCTTCTGGAAATACACCACGTGCGTGCCGCCTAACTGTCCACGGTCCAGGCCAATGTCATTGGAACCCAATCCCGCCGGAAGTGAGGAGACATACAGGAACTGCGTGTCCAGCTTGTCAATCTCCAGCAGAATCTTGCCGGTGGCCTCATCCCAGTAGAAAGGAAAATAGCCGGCAAATTTCTGTAGTCCAGCCGTTTTAGAAGCAATGCCGCCAGGTTTATTCTGCGCTGAAAGCTGTGTGAAAGTAAGTAAGAGAAGCAGAAAGGGGAGGAGCGTTTTTCGCATGATTTCTGGGAAGTAGGTCAAAAACGGAATCTGCGAATAAGGTAGGCAATTCAAAACATAGGGGCAAGGCTATGTTCAAGGAACTGAATCGTTAAGGAGCATTTGACGCCTATAATAATATAGCGGTTGTTATATATTTGCGGAAATTCGTTAACGCTATGCAAAAGACAGTTCTTCTAGACCGCATGGAGCATCCATCCTCAACCACTCAGGCAACCTCTTGGTGGAGCATACTGGCAGGGTTCCTGCTCATTGCCCTCACCTACCACGGCGGGGAATATGCCATGCGGTTCCATCAGCACGTTCCCCTGTTCCTGGGGTGTATGCTGGCCGTGATACCCGTGGCCAACCTGGTGGCCAAGTGGCAAGGCTTCAAAGGGCTGGGTGCTTGGGGACTGTGCTTTGACAAGCCCTACGCGAAACTGTTTTTGAAAGGCCTGGCCATTGGCTTGGTAGTGTATGCGGTGGCGCTTTGGGCGCGGCTTTGGCTGGGTTTTGAGATACTGGGCCCAAAGCCCGACACCAATGTGCTCATCACGCAGACGCTTATCTTCGCGGCAGGTACGTTTCTGCCGTCGCTAGCCGAAGACATACTCACCAGAGGCTACCTGTTTGGGCACTTCCATAAGCGGATGGGTACCTGGGCCTTGATTCTGTTCTCAGCAGTAGTCTACGTCCTGAACCATGTCTATGCCCTCACCGCCGGACCTGAGACCTTGGTCTACCTGTTTGTGCTGGGCGTAATGCTGGCCATTCCGTTGTTGTATACCAGAAATATTTGGTACACGGTGGGCGTGCACTGGGCCGGCAATATCATTTACCGGGTGAGCAATGATGTGCTGTCTGTGCGAACAATGGAATCTCCCTATCCCGCCATGTGGACCTTAACGGGTTTTGTGTTATTGCTAGCGGTCATCAATTATGTAGTAACTAGGAGATTCGTTCCTTCAGAAAAGGAGCAAGCCTTGGCCTAACCGAATTGGAAAAAGTCGTTTTCGGCTTGTTTTCCAGAAAACAGACTGAAAACGATTCCCGCCACTAAACGTGTTGAATGGAGTGCCTTGCTTACTTTCTAGTGAAGTGCAGCAGAAAGTCTGAGGCGTCTGTTTCATAAAGCGCCAAGGCATCTTTCCGCTTAGCATTAAAGCCAGATTTGGCCAGCAGGGTAATCAAGTGCTCTGGGGAAGGATGAATCTCTGTGTGAAACTCCAGCACTATCTCCTGCACCACGGCAATCTTCTGGCTGGCTATCAATTCCTGGATCACCTCCACCTCGGCGCCTTCAATGTCTAGTTTAAGCAAAGCCACCGGTTCTGTGAGGTAGGTAGAAAGCGTCTGCGCGGGAACGGTTACAGGAACGGTGGCGGTACTGGTTGTATAAGCGCCAGCATCTAACCTACCTGAGGCGTCTTCATGGGTAAAGAGAGTGAGCGTGCCGGACGTCCCAGTCAAGGCGGCATTCACCAGCATTACTTGGGAAAGCTGGTTGTGCGTGACAAACTGTTGCAGGAGTTGAAAAGCCTTCGCTTCTGGTTCAAACGCCAAGACCTTGGCTTCTGGGTAAGCGGTAATAAAATAAAGCACCGAAATACCCAAGTGGCTGCCGCCGTCAATGATAAGGGTTTTCTGGCCAGTCACTTTACTTCTATAAGCATCCAAGACGAAAATCTCCTCAAACTGGTGGAGCAGAAAAACATAGCTCGGGAATAAAACTCGCTTGCCAAACAAAACAATGCTATTTGTCTTTCTATGACTGCCGCCGAACTTAGCAACCCAGTGCGCCTGCCCGATCAGTTTGGTGTACGCACATAGCACCGCCCACGTGCCGCACGCTGGACCCATAGATAGGATAAGACCATACACTTTCAGGTAATGCCGAAGCAGTTTCATGTGGTTAGTTAAGCTGGGTAGGAGCAGGTGTTAAGATAGGAAACCCGACGCATTTTTAGCTTCCTTTCCAGAAAACAAGCCAAAACGGTGGTAAGCAAAACCGCCACTGTCTCTTTCAAGAAACAGTGGCGGTTGCAGTGAAATGCGATGTAAGATTACAGGTTCTTCACCCAGGCCTGACGCAAGGCATTCTGGGCCGGCGTTGGGTTGGCGTCCACCTCAAAAAGGTGTCTCTGGGTTTCTTGTCTTTCCAGCATTTTCAGGGTCAGTTTTTCTTCTTTGCCGTCTCTGCGAATGGTAACCGCATAAGAATCCCCAATCTTGGTTTGGAAAATCTTAGGTACTTCCTGGTTGGCGTTTTTCAAGGTAACCGCAGTGCCATTTACGGCTACCAGCTCATCTCCGTCCTTCAGGCCGGCTTGTTGTTGGGCAGGGTTCACTTTCATGAACACAATCTTTCCTTCGGGCGCGCCAAGGTTATAACCCGGGTCAAACGTCTTTTTGTCAGAGGTTCTCAAAGGCGTGTACGTGATGCCCAGTTTCCCGAAGTACTCGGCCACTGGCAAGGCCTCGGCGCCTTTTACATATTTGTTGAAGAAGTCGGCAATTTCTGGGTGGGTTTTGGCCACGAAGATGTTAAAGAAGTCCTGCTCCGGGAACGCCTTAGACGGGCCATATTCTTTAGACAACTCATTGATGACTTCGCGCAGACCGCGCTTACCACCAGACAATTCCAGCAATCTAATATCTAACAAAGCCGCCGTAGCCGCACCGCGGTTGTAGATGTTGCCGTAGATCTTGTTGCCCTGCGGCGTGTAAGAGGTCAAGCTCAATTCTTGTAGGCTGTAGTTGGTGCCCATCATGTCATTGTTCTTGAGCTTCTGTTGCATGTCTTTGAGGTAGGCAGGCAAGTCAATCATGCCGGCTCTCAGTTGCATCATATCAGAAGCCCACTCGGTGGTGCCTTCATACAGCCACAAGTGTTGCGACGGAGTAGGGGTCTCAAAGTTGAAGCGCTCAATGATCTCGCTGTGGATGTTGAGCGGCGTGATGATGTGGAAGAACTCATGCGAAGCGATGTCGGTGATGTTATGCGCAAACTCGGGCGTCATGTCACTTTCTTTCATGACATACTCAGAGCTGTACGAATGCTCCCAGGCACCCCAGTCTTCGTCCTCAAAATGGTACAGGAAGGTGTAACGGTCCACCGGAAAATTAACGACAAACTTGTGAGCGGCATCCAGCATGCCCGTCATGTTGGTCATTAAATCCTGCGACTTAATCTTGCCCGTTTTGGAATAGGTATAGATGTCAACCGTAGTGCCGTTGAAATCAGTGGCTGCTTTGGTCAGGTTACCGGCCAGGATAGGAGAGTCTACCAGGTGGTCATAGTTGTTGATGAGGTAGTAGCCGTTCTTATCTGTCTTTAGCGCGGTGCCCGTTAGCCATTCCTTCGGAGACTCTAGCTTTAGGCGCATAGGCGCTGACTGCAAACCTTTAAAATAACCGAACACGCCTTGCCCGTTGATGAGCGCGTGGTCCTGCTCCAGAGAGGTGCCGCACATGTTGTAGACGCGGTTCTTTTCTACCGGCGTATCCCAGGTTTCGGCAATCTGGTAGGTGATTTTACGCACCTTGTCAGGGCGGCTTAGTTCCCATTGGTTCACAGACACTTGCTTGGTGGTGATTTCCTTGCCCTTCTTATCAAAGGCTTTGAAGTTCTTCACAAACCGGCCAATGTCCATGGTCTGGTACGTGCCCGGCGCAGTAGACGCAAACTGGAAGATGTTGTTGGCGCTTTTCAGGCCTTTCACGTCCAGAGAGACTTTGAACAGGTCATCGGCGCGGTCATTGAGGTTCACCTGGTAGGTGAGTTCGGGGGCTTTGGCGGCCTCTGCCGGCGCGCTGAAAGACAAGAGGGCCAATAGGCCCAATGCCATGGTGGTGTTTTTCATAGTGTTTTAATAAAGGGATTTGTAGTACAGGAGAAGCAAACGCCTTGGCGGGAATTTCAACTTAAAGCATTTGTCGCAGAGAGGTTGATTTTATTACGGCAGGTGAAGAGGTGAATAAGGAAGTGGGGAATATCTGCCAATCTAAGTTTTGCGCAGAAAGGAAGCCAGTAGAAGAGTATGGCTGGTTTTAGCCTAATTCCTGGAAAAGAGCCAAAAAACGGAATTAGCGAGTTTGAAAAGAATTTTAGAACAGAGGTTAACCCGTAATTAGCGGATGAGCGATTACTATCTGCGTTGCCGTCAGGATTTTATGTTTCTAATATTTTATCGTTACGCTATTAGAAAAACTGCCAGAGCTGTCTTTGCCATCATACCTTATCTGAACTGTGTATTGATTGTTTTTTGCAATTTCTACAGAGTGTACTACAAAGGAATTCAAGCCTTTCTTTGATTTTGATTTAGCTCTTCCAATAACCTGCTCGGAGTTGGGGTCTAGTATTTCTATTTCAACTTCCGCTTCATCCACAAAGTATATCAATACTTCAACTTCGTTCTTCTTCTTGTTGGCTATATCCCTAATGTTGTTTCTGTCTGTGATGTAGGTTCTCTCCCTTCTTTTTCCTTTTTCAATCCCTTTGATTTTTGAATAAGTAACTATTCCCTGCACATTGCCGAATTCAATAAATGGCATGGGGAAAAAGGGTAAAAGGTAATACCTGTATGGGTCATTTCTGGATTGAACTATTTTGGGGTAAGTGTTTCCGTTAACAGTGTCAAACGTCACTCCTTGTAAAAATAAATCCTTTCCTTTTTCAGTGTCTATTAACTTCAATTCGGTTTTGTAATCTTGAAAAGAAACGAATTGATGGCCTACATTATATCCGCTGTCTGTAACACTCACAAAGAATTCCTGCGGATGGTCATATGAACCGCTTAGATAATTGTATCCATCAACCTCAATCCTCAAGTTTTTAGTATCGTTGATAATAGTGTCGCCTGTATACTTGAGATTTTTAAATTGTTTGTCCTCGTATTCGGCAAGATTGGTTGTGTCGCTATACCATTTCCTTCGGTAGAACAGTTGGATTTCATCGCCTACCTGTATGTCAAATTTTGCGGAAGCTGAAAAGTTGTTTTGCAGACCTTTTGTTATGTCATTGTAGTTGTCACCCATTAACTGTTTGGTGTAAAACAGACCATTGCTTGAAACGACAAGTGATTTCAGGTCGGGAATGATTACAAGATAAACATCAGGTTTGCCTTTGGGATAATATTTCCTTGGTGTTTTCTCTGACGGAATTAAACTTTCCTTCGGGAAGCTGTTCCGTGTGTCAATTAACTCAATAGATATTTTTGACTGCTTGCCGAAAATCTCGCCTGTTTGTTCTTTATCGGTTAGATAATTTATGTTGTGAATGATTTTTCTATTGCTGTCGAGCAAGCGATAAAAGCCATTCGCATAAGCTTCATAGAATGTGTTAATTTCTTGCTTGTCAGAGTAGTCTGTAAAATCTGCTGTTTGAAATTTTCGGTATTTGACCTTGTCTATGACTGTGTCGGCCAAGTCTTTCCTAGTTTGAAGGCCGATAAATTCGTTTTTATTTTCAAAATAAGTTGCCCTGACGAAAAGTTTAGATTCCGCAAGTTCACTTCTCGACGACTGACCATAAGCAAAACAGTTCACTAAAAGTAATAAAGCTATAAGTGCCTGTTTCATTTGTTTTGTGGTGTATAAAGCTAGAAACTTATGTGAAGATATAAAAATACTATTAAAGCCAGTTTCAGCCTCTTTTCCAGAAAAAAGCCCAAAAACGCATTACAACGTCACGCCAAACTTCTCACCCAAGCCTTCCAAATCCTTAACTACCGGTGGTAACAGCGGAATGCCTTCTTTCTCGCGCTGTTCCTGGCAGAGGCGTTCTGGGTCGCCGGGGATGAGGACGTGGTGGCCGTCTTTGGCTTTGGAGTTCCGGAAGGTGGTAATCCAGTTGTCCATGTGGTTTTTGAAGTCCTCTGCCGGTCTAAACGCGTCTACCCGCATGGCCCCGAAGAAGTGGCCTATGCCTTCGCCCACGGGGTTGGCCGGTGGGGCCAGGAAGCTCACAAATGGCGGTACCCACGGACCGTAGTTAGCCCCTGACAATACCGCTGAGAAGATGTCCACTACGGCACCCAGCGCGTAACCTTTGTGACTGCCGGTGTCGCCGCCTAGTGGCAAAAGCGCGCCGCCGTCTTTGAGCTCATTGGGGTTGGTAGAAGAAGAACCATCGGCGGCCTGAATCCAGCCGTGCGGGGCTTCCAGGTTTTTGCGTTGCAAGATTTCCAGCTTACCGTTGGCGGCGGTGGTGGTGGCTAAATCGGCTACAAAGGGTGGTTGGGTATTGGCCGGGACCGCCACGGCAATGGGGTTGGTGCCCAGGAGTCTTTCCAGGGAATAGGTGGGGGCTACCAAAGGGCTGGCGTTGGTCATAGACAGGCCAATCATGTCATGTGCCAGGGCCTTCATGGCGTGGTACCCGGCTATGCCGAAGTGATTGGAGTTCTTCACGCTCACCCAGCCGCTTCCCACGTTTTTGGCTTTCTCTAGGGCAATCTGCATGGCTTTGGGCGCCACTACCAGACCCAGACCGCCGTCGCCGTCTACCGTGGCCGTGCTGGGCGTCTCATGCACCACGCGCACGTTGGGTTTGGGGTTGATGCGGCCGGCCTCCCAGAGGCGCACATAGCCCACTAGACGGGCTACGCCATGGGAGTCAATGCCGCGCAAATCAGCAGAAAGTAAGGTTTCGGTGGCTAGGAATGCATCTTCTTGGGGGCATCCGATGCTTAAGAATATCTTCTGGGTGAAATCAAAAAGGCGTTGGTAGGAATACATGCGAACTACATAAGTAAGAGCGCCAAAGGTAACGGAAACCTGCAAAAAGTTTAACCAGAAATGCTAGCTTTGGCTATTCAATTGCCACAACCGCCCAATCTAGCCCGCCCTTTATGCAAACCCTTCGTGCCCCGCTCTTGCTCTGCCTGCTTTGTTTTTGGCCTGTTTTCCAGATTCTAGCCCAAAAACAGGAATCCTTAGCCACCCAGGTGAAAGCCGTCACCGTGTTCCTGAACCGCGCCCAGGTCACCAACGTGGGCCGGGGCACCGTTGAGGCCGGCGTCACCGAACTGGTCCTGGACGGACTTCCATCCCAGCTTGATGAGCGTAGCGTGCAGGTGAATCCTACTGGCGCTGTGACCTTGCTTTCCGTTAGGTATGAGCAGAATTATCTGATAGGCTCGCAGAAATCCCGTGAGACCGAGCAACTGGAAGACTCCCTTAAAAGCTACACCGGCCAGATTAGATCCTTAACCGACCAGCGCGATGTCCTGCAAAAAGAGGAGGCCATGCTACAGGCCAACCAAAGCATAGGCGGTTCCCAGACCGGCATCACCGCCGCCCGCCTCAAAGAAGTAGCCGACTTCTACCGCGCCCGCTTGCTCAGCATCCGGAAGGAAATCCAAACCGTGGATATACGTTTAGATATTCTCAAAACCAGACAAGTCAGATTTGCTAGCCAACTTAGCATAGCCAGAGGCCAAGGACAAAAGTCTTCTAGCAAAGTGATTGTGGCCGTAAAAGCCGCCGCCCGCACGCAAGTGAGTTTAGAGGTCACTTATTTAGTGTACAATGCTGGCTGGGAGCCTATCTATGACATTAGAGCCACCGGTGCCCAAGGTCCGGTAGCTTTGCAATACAAAGCCAACGTGCGCCAGAATACTGGCGTGAACTGGGACAATGTGCAATTGACTCTGGCCACCACTAACCCAGCTGAGGGTGCCCAGAAGCCAGAATTGAGTCCTCAACGCTTGGAGTTTAATAATGATTTTTCTCGTGCCCTAAAAGGAAGAGTGTCTGGAGTTCAAGTTGAAAGGAAACAAGAATTACAAGAAGTAGTAGGTGCAGTTTATGAAGTAGCTGATGCCGCCGCTCCCTCAACTAGCACCGCAGATT contains the following coding sequences:
- a CDS encoding FkbM family methyltransferase; translated protein: MKLLRHYLKVYGLILSMGPACGTWAVLCAYTKLIGQAHWVAKFGGSHRKTNSIVLFGKRVLFPSYVFLLHQFEEIFVLDAYRSKVTGQKTLIIDGGSHLGISVLYFITAYPEAKVLAFEPEAKAFQLLQQFVTHNQLSQVMLVNAALTGTSGTLTLFTHEDASGRLDAGAYTTSTATVPVTVPAQTLSTYLTEPVALLKLDIEGAEVEVIQELIASQKIAVVQEIVLEFHTEIHPSPEHLITLLAKSGFNAKRKDALALYETDASDFLLHFTRK
- a CDS encoding PDZ domain-containing protein, which produces MKNTTMALGLLALLSFSAPAEAAKAPELTYQVNLNDRADDLFKVSLDVKGLKSANNIFQFASTAPGTYQTMDIGRFVKNFKAFDKKGKEITTKQVSVNQWELSRPDKVRKITYQIAETWDTPVEKNRVYNMCGTSLEQDHALINGQGVFGYFKGLQSAPMRLKLESPKEWLTGTALKTDKNGYYLINNYDHLVDSPILAGNLTKAATDFNGTTVDIYTYSKTGKIKSQDLMTNMTGMLDAAHKFVVNFPVDRYTFLYHFEDEDWGAWEHSYSSEYVMKESDMTPEFAHNITDIASHEFFHIITPLNIHSEIIERFNFETPTPSQHLWLYEGTTEWASDMMQLRAGMIDLPAYLKDMQQKLKNNDMMGTNYSLQELSLTSYTPQGNKIYGNIYNRGAATAALLDIRLLELSGGKRGLREVINELSKEYGPSKAFPEQDFFNIFVAKTHPEIADFFNKYVKGAEALPVAEYFGKLGITYTPLRTSDKKTFDPGYNLGAPEGKIVFMKVNPAQQQAGLKDGDELVAVNGTAVTLKNANQEVPKIFQTKIGDSYAVTIRRDGKEEKLTLKMLERQETQRHLFEVDANPTPAQNALRQAWVKNL
- a CDS encoding Ldh family oxidoreductase is translated as MYSYQRLFDFTQKIFLSIGCPQEDAFLATETLLSADLRGIDSHGVARLVGYVRLWEAGRINPKPNVRVVHETPSTATVDGDGGLGLVVAPKAMQIALEKAKNVGSGWVSVKNSNHFGIAGYHAMKALAHDMIGLSMTNASPLVAPTYSLERLLGTNPIAVAVPANTQPPFVADLATTTAANGKLEILQRKNLEAPHGWIQAADGSSSTNPNELKDGGALLPLGGDTGSHKGYALGAVVDIFSAVLSGANYGPWVPPFVSFLAPPANPVGEGIGHFFGAMRVDAFRPAEDFKNHMDNWITTFRNSKAKDGHHVLIPGDPERLCQEQREKEGIPLLPPVVKDLEGLGEKFGVTL
- a CDS encoding DUF4139 domain-containing protein, which encodes MQTLRAPLLLCLLCFWPVFQILAQKQESLATQVKAVTVFLNRAQVTNVGRGTVEAGVTELVLDGLPSQLDERSVQVNPTGAVTLLSVRYEQNYLIGSQKSRETEQLEDSLKSYTGQIRSLTDQRDVLQKEEAMLQANQSIGGSQTGITAARLKEVADFYRARLLSIRKEIQTVDIRLDILKTRQVRFASQLSIARGQGQKSSSKVIVAVKAAARTQVSLEVTYLVYNAGWEPIYDIRATGAQGPVALQYKANVRQNTGVNWDNVQLTLATTNPAEGAQKPELSPQRLEFNNDFSRALKGRVSGVQVERKQELQEVVGAVYEVADAAAPSTSTADFTKAVATTLAAEFKIGIPFSVPSDGEPHTVDVQQHSLTTAYAHTTVPKLDPTAFLVAHLTNWENLKLLPGEANIFLDGTFTGKSVIDPTQTKDTLTLSLGRDQNVVVQRERMKDFQKRSTLGSNIKEQFGYEISLRNTKSTPVTITVEDQIPISTHSDIEVSEVNTNGGKLDKETGKVTWLVTLKPNETVKRNLRFEVKYPKNNRVSGL